In one window of Aphidius gifuensis isolate YNYX2018 linkage group LG4, ASM1490517v1, whole genome shotgun sequence DNA:
- the LOC122855595 gene encoding uncharacterized protein LOC122855595 produces MAKFLALLVIALVYVIVNVQSQATSKKPVIGQSFDEITVSSDLHVKKRTKQHRQDKKLTNVPTGTTGSSGKTTEIASRLVSISDGSTFVLDKKRQRRETTKKRFFDLGSAEYLLKSRKRRDLDAIF; encoded by the exons ATGGCAAAATTTTTGGCTCTTCTGGTGATCGCATTGGTCTACGTAATTGTTAACGTTCAGAGTCAAGCAACAAGTAAAAAAC CTGTAATTGGACAATCATTTGATGAAATTACTGTCTCATCGGACCTACATGTTAAGAAAAGAACAAAACAACATCGCCAAGACAAGAAATTAACAAACGTGCCAACAGGAACAACAGGTTCATCCGGAAAAACAACTGAAATTGCATCAAGACTTGTATCAATCAGCGATGGAAGTACATttgtacttgataaaaaaagacagCGACGagaaaccacaaaaaaaag GTTTTTCGATCTTGGGTCTGCTGAATACTTGTTAAAGTCTCGAAAACGTCgagatcttgatgcaattttCTAA